The following are from one region of the Etheostoma spectabile isolate EspeVRDwgs_2016 chromosome 15, UIUC_Espe_1.0, whole genome shotgun sequence genome:
- the LOC116702662 gene encoding uncharacterized protein LOC116702662 isoform X1 encodes MDLNNSSCWDSILEKVKPHIPTIDFDSSSSENEEIVTIFQRPAGLSQKVPEDFDMFSMDDDELEELLKPVAQTCWSEESMKLDDDEIVEGTTATRWGTKHSEDAEDAASCERVIVELNRAKKDVSVKPTESEMGFTVLSFARLDQWDLDDVLQNLKEDGLPLRCVSVEPSKTGADGDKERSQGNIMERLVTFCQSQSSKYLPETVETPNHIRQNNVCNKSSKRMEAELQLSHQECPTVYIDLRCPDPSIKPLRTSPNLTSVSKSPAKLNTHQETPPATNSNLKVPADSQMGDREVTGKSMLLQKIREINRNGNKYLQKYTDPPYSVSGNEAEEVKEKLNQLVESTCSHESHHLWEDKQSSLVQFEYRNSKMESPPTTQQSTIKESKHLSDQQQVKQTLQHEQHQQIFKQLQIHRPHKSVNQKHPAAERTGVLYDFEASHLQSISTLPANIESKGCMLLTVNLSSPGMVEARAHGRKKHLDPAATKSDIYNTLVAWFLSLVGPDSGHNEDKVRAQVPFWVAGLQQLWTEGGLALHVLAVAHQSYTPRKRDVDIHAPFYNHVCRFLSETSLTLIAHWLPQLKSLLDKHAYATPIHLPSSCLNVFISTTSDKKIIDRTFCLSPGFYWQTVETQERVCKGRESTQELHTEVSVTLGCKAFLLHPLKTHYTLQLILDSGLDVCGLRLLYPPQGFLSDSAGAVPVIQRTDETCQPVLALAVRGLQAHTVLKDLISSLDPLLPKMTDPTSLNPLHCRGQEPPLFYSPRLASQVHRELCLWFSGRLPGGNAQNHNRDTPSDDKLGDSLFNLSRSPSFLCASTKADLLLVVSPAVPPCCYSHVLAVCEHRGFSLRGLRRLQLQSNKAAVIGLSNQQTLVFCSPHSVTQDQCPLELPSHCLLLLLRRENAVHHSVSLPAALMTEFKAQKLLGCIHSRLDGVNTVEPSFCFHAVPYSKKLFHIFVKCMWAVPDPSRVILSHNKCAFNSDMEQVAILTLCGKYMSQGLNLLHRVLTEGPQVDVRHAGFKLLGLKWLPALTRLQAQELSPYEVGEQLCKDSLENLTSSPALVCALRRVDVFSSLRKLLPRDYPGNLSALMSPTPEVAFRQASLFFFEHEMIPDHSVLPVLKFPPQNCDIKGPQMLLTVCLFKPGIWNHSLAKIGQKLQLSGLTLVGLHVVSLDKSNATSLLPAQSDPSDLEAHMEYLCSGSSLALCLQGENAVRRLLDVLSQDDSSLWTYYASGSYQKAIQDVKRLFPEGLCCSETSTMRQEQILSMRSDLLASVERKQSCTLALVDQDGLSPSMVSGTNGEMHSANWQTTCLLIPLNASPLSQVPSQLDMLEQLLRSDCHLVAGRMSILDHEQRKHIADTLKMSSRGHERMAHLHTMAPCLIMALQGKKIVTCFNLILESIYKKRSDLEKVGEIIIYPENQEEAKQLMCYLFDALSPESCQTVTVP; translated from the exons ATGGACCTAAATAATTCGTCGTGTTGGGATTCGATTCTAGAGAAGGTGAAACCACATATACCGACCATCGACTTCGACTCTTCatca TCTGAGAATGAAGAGATTGTCACCATATTTCAAAGACCAGCTGGTCTTTCCCAGAAGGTCCCTGAAGACTTTGACATGTTTTCAATGGATGATGATGAACTAGAG GAGCTGTTGAAACCTGTAGCTCAGACATGCTGGTCAGAAGAGAGTATGAAGTTGGATGATGATGAAATTGTGGAAGGCACTACTGCAACTCGTTGGGGTACAAAACACTCAGAAGATGCTGAAGACGCAGCTTCTTGTGAGAGAGTTATTGTGGAGTTGAACAGAGCCAAGAAGGATGTCTCCGTAAAACCAACAGAATCTGAAATGGGTTTTACTGTTCTCTCATTTGCG AGGCTTGACCAGTGGGATTTGGATGATGTCCTCCAAAATCTGAAAGAAGATGGGCTGCCTTTGCGATGCGTGTCAGTTGAACCTTCAAAAACAGGTGCAG ATGGTGACAAGGAAAGATCCCAGGGAAACATAATGGAGAGACTCGTTACTTTCTGTCAGAGCCAGTCGTCTAAGTATCTGCCAGAGACTGTGGAAACTCCAAACCACATCAG ACAGAATAATGTGTGCAACAAATCATCCAAGAGGATGGAAGCAGAGCTGCAGCTGAGCCACCAGGAATGTCCCACTGTTTATATTGACCTGCGTTGTCCTGATCCTTCAATAAAACCACTGAGAACATCCCCAAATCTTACATCAGTGTCAAAGTCACCAGCCAAACTTAACACTCACCAGGAAACACCACCTGCAACGAATTCCAATCTCAAAGTGCCTGCTGACTCACAAATGGGGGACAG GGAAGTGACTGGCAAGAGTATGTTGCTTCAGAAAATCAGGGAGATTAATAGAAATGGGAATAAATATCTCCAAAAATATACAGATCCTCCCTATTCAGTGTCTGGAAATGAAGCAGAAGAAGTGAAAGAGAAGTTAAACCAGCTTGTAGAGTCTACATGTAGCCATGAGTCACACCATCTGTGGGAAGATAAACAATCTTCACTTGTACAGTTTGAATACAGAAACTCTAAAATGGAAAGCCCACCAACAACTCAGCAAAGTACAATCAAAGAATCAAAGCATCTGAG TGACCAACAACAAGTCAAGCAGACATTACAACATGAACAACACCAGCAGATTTTCAAACAACTACAAATACATCGTCCACACAAATCTGTCAACCAGAAGCACCCAGCTGCTGAAAGGACTGGTGTTCTTTATGATTTT GAAGCATCTCATCTACAGTCAATCAGTACGCTGCCAGCAAATATTGAAAGTAAGGGGTGTATGCTACTGACCGTCAACCTCTCCAGTCCTGGCATGGTTGAAGCAAGAGCTCATGGGAGGAAAAAACATCTGGATCCAGCTGCAACCAAATCAGACATCTACAACACATTAGTGGCTTGGTTTCTGTCTTTG GTTGGCCCAGACTCAGGCCATAATGAAGACAAGGTCCGTGCACAGGTCCCATTCTGGGTTGCAGGACTTCAGCAGCTGTGGACAGAGGGTGGACTTGCTTTGCATGTTTTAGCTGTGGCTCATCAGTCTTACACACCAAGG AAAAGGGACGTGGACATCCATGCACCTTTCTATAACCATGTCTGCAGGTTCCTCTCTGAGACCTCACTGACTCTAATTGCCCACTGGCTACCTCAGCTCAAAAGCTTGCTGGACAAACATGCCTATGCCACGCCCATCCATCTGCCCTCCTcctgtttaaatgttttcatctCCACCACCTCTGACAAAAAG ATTATAGATAGGACATTTTGTCTCAGTCCAGGGTTTTACTGGCAGACTGTGGAAACTCAGGAGCGTGTTTGTAAAGGGAGAGAGTCCACACAAGAGCTGCACACGGAG GTGTCAGTTACTCTGGGATGCAAGGCTTTCCTCCTACATCCCCTCAAAACACACTACACTCTCCAGCTTATTCTCGACTCAGGACTCGATGTGTGTGGTCTGCGGCTCCTTTATCCACCTCAGGGATTCCTGAGTGACAGTGCTG GTGCTGTTCCAGTTATCCAGAGAACTGATGAGACCTGCCAGCCTGTTCTTGCCCTTGCTGTTCGGGGCCTTCAAGCCCACACCGTGTTGAAAGATTTAATTAGTTCCTTAGATCCTCTGCTGCCCAAAATGACAGATCCAACTTCTCTTAACCCCCTTCACTGCAGAGGTCAAGAACCTCCACTCTTCTACTCCCCTCGACTGGCCAGTCAAGTCCACAGGGAGCTGTGCTTGTGGTTTTCAGGAAGACTTCCAGGAGGAAATGCACAGAATCACAACCG AGATACACCTTCAGATGACAAACTCGGAGACAGCCTGTTCAATTTGAGCAGATCACCTTCCTTTTTGTGTGCTTCAACAAAAG CTGACTTACTCCTTGTGGTGTCGCCTGCTGTGCCTCCATGTTGCTACAGCCATGTGTTGGCTGTTTGTGAACACAGAGGCTTCAGTCTGCGGGGGCTGCGGAGGCTGCAGCTTCAGAGCAATAAAGCTGCAGTCATTGGACTCTCCAACCAGCAG ACCCTTGTGTTCTGTAGTCCACATTCTGTGACCCAGGATCAGTGTCCGCTGGAGCTACCCTCTCACTGTCTGTTGTTGTTACTGAGGAGAGAGAATGCAGTGCACCACAGTGTTAGTCTGCCAGCAG CCCTAATGACAGAATTTAAGGCACAAAAGCTTCTGGGTTGCATCCACTCCAGACTTGATGGTGTTAACACTGTAGAGCCAAGCTTCTGCTTCCACGCTGTGCCTTACAGCAAGAAACTGTTCCATATCTTTG ttaAGTGTATGTGGGCGGTGCCAGATCCTTCCAGGGTGATCCTGTCACATAATAAGTGTGCATTCAACTCTGACATGGAACAGGTGGCAATTTTGACCTTGTGTGGGAAGTACATGAGCCAAGGCCTAAACCTCCTACACAGAGTGCTGACAGAAGGGCCACAAG TTGATGTCCGACATGCAGGATTCAAGCTGCTTGGCCTGAAGTGGCTGCCTGCATTGACTCGACTTCAGGCTCAGGAACTGAGTCCATACGAAGTGGGAGAACAGCTCTGTAAAGACAGCCTGGAGAATCTGACATCCTCTCCTGCCCTAGTGTGTGCTCTTAGACGggtggatgttttttcttcactGAGGAAGCTTCTACCACGCGATTACCCCGGTAACCTCAGTGCCCTGATGTCACCCACACCTGAAGTGGCTTTCAGACAAgcctccctcttcttctttgaGCATGAGATGATTCCTG ACCACAGCGTACTCCCAGTTCTGAAGTTTCCTCCCCAAAACTGCGATATAAAAG GTCCACAGATGCTGCTCACTGTGTGCCTGTTCAAGCCAGGAATCTGGAATCACTCTCTGGCTAAAATCGGCCAAAAACTCCAGCTGAGTGGCCTCACATTGGTGGGCCTGCATGTAGTGAGCCTGGACAAAAGCAATGCTACCTCACTACTACCTGCACAAAGT GACCCTTCAGACTTGGAGGCCCACATGGAGTACTTGTGCTCTGGCTCCTCACTAGCTCTCTGCCTCCAGGGGGAGAATGCTGTGAGGAGGCTGCTGGATGTGCTGAGCCAAGATGACTCATCCCTGTGGACCTATTATG CATCAGGATCATATCAGAAAGCAATTCAGGATGTGAAGAGGCTTTTTCCAGAGGGGCTTTGCTGTTCTGAGACCAGCACAATGAGACAGGAGCAG ATACTCAGCATGCGTTCAGACCTTTTAGCCTCTGTGGAGCGCAAACAAAGCTGCACACTGGCCCTTGTGGACCAGGACGGTCTGTCACCTTCAATGGTATCAGGAACAAATGGAG AGATGCACAGTGCCAACTGGCAGACAACTTGTCTGCTGATACCCTTAAATGCTTCACCTCTCAGCCAAGTGCcatcccagctggacatgcttGAGCAGCTGCTAAGGTCAGACTGCCATCTTGTGGCGGGGAGGATGAGCATTCTGGATCACGAGCAGAGGAAACACATCGCTGATACACTGAAAATGTCATCGAGAGGACATGAAAGG ATGGCTCACCTTCACACAATGGCACCCTGTCTCATCATGGCTCTACAAGGGAAAAAGATTGTGACATGCTTTAACTTGATCCTTGAAAG CATTTACAAGAAGAGGTCAGATCTCGAAAAAGTGGGGGAAATTATAATCTATCCAGAGAATCAGGAAGAG GCCAAGCAGCTGATGTGCTACCTATTTGATGCCTTGTCTCCTGAGAGCTGTCAAACTGTCACCGTGCCATAA
- the LOC116702662 gene encoding uncharacterized protein LOC116702662 isoform X4 produces the protein MDLNNSSCWDSILEKVKPHIPTIDFDSSSSENEEIVTIFQRPAGLSQKVPEDFDMFSMDDDELEELLKPVAQTCWSEESMKLDDDEIVEGTTATRWGTKHSEDVSVKPTESEMGFTVLSFARLDQWDLDDVLQNLKEDGLPLRCVSVEPSKTGADGDKERSQGNIMERLVTFCQSQSSKYLPETVETPNHIRQNNVCNKSSKRMEAELQLSHQECPTVYIDLRCPDPSIKPLRTSPNLTSVSKSPAKLNTHQETPPATNSNLKVPADSQMGDREVTGKSMLLQKIREINRNGNKYLQKYTDPPYSVSGNEAEEVKEKLNQLVESTCSHESHHLWEDKQSSLVQFEYRNSKMESPPTTQQSTIKESKHLSDQQQVKQTLQHEQHQQIFKQLQIHRPHKSVNQKHPAAERTGVLYDFEASHLQSISTLPANIESKGCMLLTVNLSSPGMVEARAHGRKKHLDPAATKSDIYNTLVAWFLSLVGPDSGHNEDKVRAQVPFWVAGLQQLWTEGGLALHVLAVAHQSYTPRKRDVDIHAPFYNHVCRFLSETSLTLIAHWLPQLKSLLDKHAYATPIHLPSSCLNVFISTTSDKKIIDRTFCLSPGFYWQTVETQERVCKGRESTQELHTEVSVTLGCKAFLLHPLKTHYTLQLILDSGLDVCGLRLLYPPQGFLSDSAGAVPVIQRTDETCQPVLALAVRGLQAHTVLKDLISSLDPLLPKMTDPTSLNPLHCRGQEPPLFYSPRLASQVHRELCLWFSGRLPGGNAQNHNRDTPSDDKLGDSLFNLSRSPSFLCASTKADLLLVVSPAVPPCCYSHVLAVCEHRGFSLRGLRRLQLQSNKAAVIGLSNQQTLVFCSPHSVTQDQCPLELPSHCLLLLLRRENAVHHSVSLPAALMTEFKAQKLLGCIHSRLDGVNTVEPSFCFHAVPYSKKLFHIFVKCMWAVPDPSRVILSHNKCAFNSDMEQVAILTLCGKYMSQGLNLLHRVLTEGPQVDVRHAGFKLLGLKWLPALTRLQAQELSPYEVGEQLCKDSLENLTSSPALVCALRRVDVFSSLRKLLPRDYPGNLSALMSPTPEVAFRQASLFFFEHEMIPDHSVLPVLKFPPQNCDIKGPQMLLTVCLFKPGIWNHSLAKIGQKLQLSGLTLVGLHVVSLDKSNATSLLPAQSDPSDLEAHMEYLCSGSSLALCLQGENAVRRLLDVLSQDDSSLWTYYASGSYQKAIQDVKRLFPEGLCCSETSTMRQEQILSMRSDLLASVERKQSCTLALVDQDGLSPSMVSGTNGEMHSANWQTTCLLIPLNASPLSQVPSQLDMLEQLLRSDCHLVAGRMSILDHEQRKHIADTLKMSSRGHERMAHLHTMAPCLIMALQGKKIVTCFNLILESIYKKRSDLEKVGEIIIYPENQEEAKQLMCYLFDALSPESCQTVTVP, from the exons ATGGACCTAAATAATTCGTCGTGTTGGGATTCGATTCTAGAGAAGGTGAAACCACATATACCGACCATCGACTTCGACTCTTCatca TCTGAGAATGAAGAGATTGTCACCATATTTCAAAGACCAGCTGGTCTTTCCCAGAAGGTCCCTGAAGACTTTGACATGTTTTCAATGGATGATGATGAACTAGAG GAGCTGTTGAAACCTGTAGCTCAGACATGCTGGTCAGAAGAGAGTATGAAGTTGGATGATGATGAAATTGTGGAAGGCACTACTGCAACTCGTTGGGGTACAAAACACTCAGAA GATGTCTCCGTAAAACCAACAGAATCTGAAATGGGTTTTACTGTTCTCTCATTTGCG AGGCTTGACCAGTGGGATTTGGATGATGTCCTCCAAAATCTGAAAGAAGATGGGCTGCCTTTGCGATGCGTGTCAGTTGAACCTTCAAAAACAGGTGCAG ATGGTGACAAGGAAAGATCCCAGGGAAACATAATGGAGAGACTCGTTACTTTCTGTCAGAGCCAGTCGTCTAAGTATCTGCCAGAGACTGTGGAAACTCCAAACCACATCAG ACAGAATAATGTGTGCAACAAATCATCCAAGAGGATGGAAGCAGAGCTGCAGCTGAGCCACCAGGAATGTCCCACTGTTTATATTGACCTGCGTTGTCCTGATCCTTCAATAAAACCACTGAGAACATCCCCAAATCTTACATCAGTGTCAAAGTCACCAGCCAAACTTAACACTCACCAGGAAACACCACCTGCAACGAATTCCAATCTCAAAGTGCCTGCTGACTCACAAATGGGGGACAG GGAAGTGACTGGCAAGAGTATGTTGCTTCAGAAAATCAGGGAGATTAATAGAAATGGGAATAAATATCTCCAAAAATATACAGATCCTCCCTATTCAGTGTCTGGAAATGAAGCAGAAGAAGTGAAAGAGAAGTTAAACCAGCTTGTAGAGTCTACATGTAGCCATGAGTCACACCATCTGTGGGAAGATAAACAATCTTCACTTGTACAGTTTGAATACAGAAACTCTAAAATGGAAAGCCCACCAACAACTCAGCAAAGTACAATCAAAGAATCAAAGCATCTGAG TGACCAACAACAAGTCAAGCAGACATTACAACATGAACAACACCAGCAGATTTTCAAACAACTACAAATACATCGTCCACACAAATCTGTCAACCAGAAGCACCCAGCTGCTGAAAGGACTGGTGTTCTTTATGATTTT GAAGCATCTCATCTACAGTCAATCAGTACGCTGCCAGCAAATATTGAAAGTAAGGGGTGTATGCTACTGACCGTCAACCTCTCCAGTCCTGGCATGGTTGAAGCAAGAGCTCATGGGAGGAAAAAACATCTGGATCCAGCTGCAACCAAATCAGACATCTACAACACATTAGTGGCTTGGTTTCTGTCTTTG GTTGGCCCAGACTCAGGCCATAATGAAGACAAGGTCCGTGCACAGGTCCCATTCTGGGTTGCAGGACTTCAGCAGCTGTGGACAGAGGGTGGACTTGCTTTGCATGTTTTAGCTGTGGCTCATCAGTCTTACACACCAAGG AAAAGGGACGTGGACATCCATGCACCTTTCTATAACCATGTCTGCAGGTTCCTCTCTGAGACCTCACTGACTCTAATTGCCCACTGGCTACCTCAGCTCAAAAGCTTGCTGGACAAACATGCCTATGCCACGCCCATCCATCTGCCCTCCTcctgtttaaatgttttcatctCCACCACCTCTGACAAAAAG ATTATAGATAGGACATTTTGTCTCAGTCCAGGGTTTTACTGGCAGACTGTGGAAACTCAGGAGCGTGTTTGTAAAGGGAGAGAGTCCACACAAGAGCTGCACACGGAG GTGTCAGTTACTCTGGGATGCAAGGCTTTCCTCCTACATCCCCTCAAAACACACTACACTCTCCAGCTTATTCTCGACTCAGGACTCGATGTGTGTGGTCTGCGGCTCCTTTATCCACCTCAGGGATTCCTGAGTGACAGTGCTG GTGCTGTTCCAGTTATCCAGAGAACTGATGAGACCTGCCAGCCTGTTCTTGCCCTTGCTGTTCGGGGCCTTCAAGCCCACACCGTGTTGAAAGATTTAATTAGTTCCTTAGATCCTCTGCTGCCCAAAATGACAGATCCAACTTCTCTTAACCCCCTTCACTGCAGAGGTCAAGAACCTCCACTCTTCTACTCCCCTCGACTGGCCAGTCAAGTCCACAGGGAGCTGTGCTTGTGGTTTTCAGGAAGACTTCCAGGAGGAAATGCACAGAATCACAACCG AGATACACCTTCAGATGACAAACTCGGAGACAGCCTGTTCAATTTGAGCAGATCACCTTCCTTTTTGTGTGCTTCAACAAAAG CTGACTTACTCCTTGTGGTGTCGCCTGCTGTGCCTCCATGTTGCTACAGCCATGTGTTGGCTGTTTGTGAACACAGAGGCTTCAGTCTGCGGGGGCTGCGGAGGCTGCAGCTTCAGAGCAATAAAGCTGCAGTCATTGGACTCTCCAACCAGCAG ACCCTTGTGTTCTGTAGTCCACATTCTGTGACCCAGGATCAGTGTCCGCTGGAGCTACCCTCTCACTGTCTGTTGTTGTTACTGAGGAGAGAGAATGCAGTGCACCACAGTGTTAGTCTGCCAGCAG CCCTAATGACAGAATTTAAGGCACAAAAGCTTCTGGGTTGCATCCACTCCAGACTTGATGGTGTTAACACTGTAGAGCCAAGCTTCTGCTTCCACGCTGTGCCTTACAGCAAGAAACTGTTCCATATCTTTG ttaAGTGTATGTGGGCGGTGCCAGATCCTTCCAGGGTGATCCTGTCACATAATAAGTGTGCATTCAACTCTGACATGGAACAGGTGGCAATTTTGACCTTGTGTGGGAAGTACATGAGCCAAGGCCTAAACCTCCTACACAGAGTGCTGACAGAAGGGCCACAAG TTGATGTCCGACATGCAGGATTCAAGCTGCTTGGCCTGAAGTGGCTGCCTGCATTGACTCGACTTCAGGCTCAGGAACTGAGTCCATACGAAGTGGGAGAACAGCTCTGTAAAGACAGCCTGGAGAATCTGACATCCTCTCCTGCCCTAGTGTGTGCTCTTAGACGggtggatgttttttcttcactGAGGAAGCTTCTACCACGCGATTACCCCGGTAACCTCAGTGCCCTGATGTCACCCACACCTGAAGTGGCTTTCAGACAAgcctccctcttcttctttgaGCATGAGATGATTCCTG ACCACAGCGTACTCCCAGTTCTGAAGTTTCCTCCCCAAAACTGCGATATAAAAG GTCCACAGATGCTGCTCACTGTGTGCCTGTTCAAGCCAGGAATCTGGAATCACTCTCTGGCTAAAATCGGCCAAAAACTCCAGCTGAGTGGCCTCACATTGGTGGGCCTGCATGTAGTGAGCCTGGACAAAAGCAATGCTACCTCACTACTACCTGCACAAAGT GACCCTTCAGACTTGGAGGCCCACATGGAGTACTTGTGCTCTGGCTCCTCACTAGCTCTCTGCCTCCAGGGGGAGAATGCTGTGAGGAGGCTGCTGGATGTGCTGAGCCAAGATGACTCATCCCTGTGGACCTATTATG CATCAGGATCATATCAGAAAGCAATTCAGGATGTGAAGAGGCTTTTTCCAGAGGGGCTTTGCTGTTCTGAGACCAGCACAATGAGACAGGAGCAG ATACTCAGCATGCGTTCAGACCTTTTAGCCTCTGTGGAGCGCAAACAAAGCTGCACACTGGCCCTTGTGGACCAGGACGGTCTGTCACCTTCAATGGTATCAGGAACAAATGGAG AGATGCACAGTGCCAACTGGCAGACAACTTGTCTGCTGATACCCTTAAATGCTTCACCTCTCAGCCAAGTGCcatcccagctggacatgcttGAGCAGCTGCTAAGGTCAGACTGCCATCTTGTGGCGGGGAGGATGAGCATTCTGGATCACGAGCAGAGGAAACACATCGCTGATACACTGAAAATGTCATCGAGAGGACATGAAAGG ATGGCTCACCTTCACACAATGGCACCCTGTCTCATCATGGCTCTACAAGGGAAAAAGATTGTGACATGCTTTAACTTGATCCTTGAAAG CATTTACAAGAAGAGGTCAGATCTCGAAAAAGTGGGGGAAATTATAATCTATCCAGAGAATCAGGAAGAG GCCAAGCAGCTGATGTGCTACCTATTTGATGCCTTGTCTCCTGAGAGCTGTCAAACTGTCACCGTGCCATAA